The sequence below is a genomic window from Acaryochloris thomasi RCC1774.
ATAAACGGCGATCAAAAAATGCCCTCAGGGAGAGGGCATTAGCAATGATGGGGGATTTCAATGGGAATCTGTTAGAAGGAGAACGTCGTGCGTAGAACCCCTTGAATCAGTGCATTCTGGTCAATGTTGTTGGGGTCAGTAATCACCATGACGGCAGGCGTAATCGTGATGTTGTCAT
It includes:
- a CDS encoding carbohydrate porin produces the protein IPGSMLSFAAGQPFIAPGQPDQTNFEGFYRIPVNDNITITPAVMVITDPNNIDQNALIQGVLRTTFSF